The DNA segment GTACTAACAGTGAGTGTGTGCGAATGTAATCTACTTAAAGACATGCTAGAAATCTTTGAGCCATTTGAGGAGGCCACAGATTGTGTGCAGAAGCAAACCACCGTTTCTGCAAGTCTGGTCATACCTTAAGTGTgaattttttacatatttttgcgAATTGTCATTTCGCAGCTGATTTTTTATGAGGAAaaattgttgtgttgtgttgcggTTCACACTCTCGCCCTTTAGAACTGGTTACTATACTCACTTGTATACTTTTCACCACCACCTTTTTTCttgattgttttctctctctctctctctctctctctctctctctctctctctctctctctctctctctctctctctctctctctctctctctcaaacaccaaATAGCCATATGCGTGAACCGTATCAGCACaggattgatttatttatttatatttttgcctCACTGGAGTCGGCTTCATTGCCAACTGCATAGAATGTATTGATATCAGGGTAATAAGATTGCAATTTAAAATAATGTAAATGCGGTGTTTATAgtcttacatttttatatataaaattctatgGGGACAGGGTAACTAATGCGAGTAATATTTATGAAAAGTTCTTGCAAGATTCAAACTTCAACAATTACGTATTCTTCAGCTAAAATGTTAAACGGTAATATTCCAGAGTAACAGACACAAGAATATTGCTGATGACTCTATTCTTACCCAGACATGGCGGAGGATATGTCATCAAGTTCTGAAGAGGAGGATATATCAGATAGGGAAAAGTTAGATAATAAAGCTTATATATTGTCTGGTGGGTATATTGAACTTTATTAGTAATTGTAATTCAAGGATTTTATTCGTAATATAAGCTAAGGAATGATAACTATGcgagagtattattattatttttttatgatttttttatctaAATGAACAAGCTATGagtcaaaaataataattcagaAGATAAAGTActcacaaaattattataatcaacttGTGCATTAACAAACTGGGATTCATATAAAATGCTTATACGAAAATTATATATGTTCAACATGTAAATCAACAAACTACGATTCCTGTAAAATCTTACAGAGGATGAAGActgtgaagaagatgaagatgacagtCCGTATGAAGAACCAGAGGAACCAACAGCATGTAGTTCGGATTTTGCTTTTTATAATGACAtttcatatattcttatgtatgttgatatcactatatcatattattatttcctttcatgATGCAACTCTCTTTTTTCAGTTTCTAAAGCACAAAATGATGCTGAGACTCAGATACTTGAAGGAAATATTACTTCGTGGGAGTGGTTGTCCACGCCGTTCATCCCATACCGCCACGATTTCGCTGAGGCAACTTCAGGCGTGAATCCAAACTTAGGACTGAGCGCGGCCTCACAAGAGATCGATTTGTTCTGCCATTTTTTGGATGAGCCATTGATTTCTTATATC comes from the Penaeus chinensis breed Huanghai No. 1 chromosome 32, ASM1920278v2, whole genome shotgun sequence genome and includes:
- the LOC125042353 gene encoding uncharacterized protein LOC125042353, giving the protein MAEDMSSSSEEEDISDREKLDNKAYILSEDEDCEEDEDDSPYEEPEEPTAFSKAQNDAETQILEGNITSWEWLSTPFIPYRHDFAEATSGVNPNLGLSAASQEIDLFCHFLDEPLISYICNETNRFHKQTKENVALTPRSRLQSVSRSFIFSWL